A window of Ananas comosus cultivar F153 linkage group 11, ASM154086v1, whole genome shotgun sequence genomic DNA:
CTAATAATTTCTTGCTCAAATGACTTACAATCgtgataaatattaattaacttaattaacaAGAAGAGGGCTTCAAAACAAACTTGATTTATAATTGttaattgtaaaataatttacaatcaCTCTAAATACAATACCATCTACTCACTGACTAGCAGCAGATTCATTTACTTTCCAACTCTTTATTGATTTCATACATTGAGGTCGAGTTCAGTATGACTAGTTACGATGATTCTTTTAcctcaaaattttgttaaactgAATCTCAAACAAGTTATtggtgttttttcttttcaactGAGGATTCTAACAAATGCTTGTTTAGTGCACTACAGAGTTATTCCGGTTGAGAcaattacatattttttacaaaaattgcCTTGAATCATAAGAGTGTTAAGAAATAATCATTTTCGCTAGTGGTGCATTTGAAGAGACATGGTAATTTGAAAAGATTGTTTATTTTAGGTTCAATTCAGAGGAAGTGCCTATGGCGGAGGCTGTGCTAAGCTCATTACTCTTGAATATCGGTGCTGCCTTAGCTAGTGAAGCAACTAAATCAGTAACATCTCTATTACTAACACGGATATCAGCAATGAAAGAACTCATGGAGGATATAAGTGACATTAAGGGTGAGCTTGAGAGCATGCTATCCTTCCTACGGATCGCAGAAAGATTAAAACAGAAGGATGAGAGCACAAAAACCTTCATAAAACAAACAAGAGACTTGGCTTTCAACATTGAGGATATTATAGATGAGTTCACATACAAGCTCAATGAAGAGCAAGGAGGGGTTCTGCCTAAAACAGCCAAGAGGTGCAGAAATATAACAACTTGGCCTCGCCTTAGAAAGAGGCTTAATGAGATCAAAATTAAGCTCCGAAACATTAAGGAAAGAAGGGAGCGATATGATACGAGCAGAATAGAAAATGAAGCAAGACCTTTAATAACTGCTGACGGTAGCAAGAGCCCTGTAGAATTAGCACATTTCGTTGAGGGGATTGATATTGTGGGTATTGACAAGTACAGGGACTTGTTGCTCGGATGGTTAAAAATTGAGGATGAGCAGCAACGGCAGCACGTGATAATCTCAGTGTTCGGGATGGGTGGTCTAGGGAAGACAACTCTCGTGACCTATGTGTACAATATCATCAAAGCTTCCTTTGATACTTGTGCCTGGGTTGCTGTATCTCAAAGTTATGAGACTCGTGATTTGCTTAGACAGATCTTAAAAGAGTTTTGTAGGGAAGATAGTGAAAAAAGAGAAGTACCTAACAACATTGATACCATGGATTATAGAAGCTTGGTTGAGACTATCCGCACTTACTTGCAGTGTAAAAAGTATGTACTCATTCTGGATGATGTTTGGAGTACTGATGTACTGGACAATATAAAGAATGCACTTCTGAATAGTAATTGCAAGAGTAGAATAGTTCTCACAACAAGGAATCATGAAGTAGCACTATTGGCTAACGAGCACCGTATATTTGAGCTAAAGCCACTAGAGGTGGATCATTCGTGGTATCTATTTTGTAAAAACGCATTTTGGAAATGTGCAAACAAGATTTGCCCACCGCCTTTAGAACAATGTGCTAAAAAAATCGTCGAGAAGTGCAGTGGCTTGCCCCTTGCTATCGTATCTATAGCCCGTCTCTTATCATTTCGAGAACAAACCGGTTCTGAATGGGAGAAGGTTTACAAAGATCTTGAGTGGTATCTAACTAACAACGAATCAAAACTCCATGAAAAAGTACATGACATTTTGAAACTTAGTTTGGAGGATCTTCCCCATTACCTTCGAAATTGCTTCTTATATTGTTCTTGTTTTCCCGAAGATTATCAAATTGAAAGTGACAGGCTCATAAAGCTTTGGGTGGCTGAAGGGTTCattgaagaaagagagagaacgaTGGAGGAAGTGGCCGAGGACTACCTTAACGAACTTGTTAATCGGTGTCTACTACAAGTGGCATATAGGGATGAAGTCGGTAGAGTTTGTGCATGTCGAATGCATGACATCATTCGAGTCCTCGCTCTTTTCGAGTCAAAGGAGTTAAGTTTCTGCATAGTTTATGAGCATTCAAGGACAATATTGCAAAGATACAAAGCACGCCGCTTGTCAATCCTAAGCAGTATAACTAATTATTGTACTGAAGACAAATCTCATTTGCGTTCAGTACTTGTTTTCAACAATTCCATGAGCTATGAATTACTGAAGTCGGTCTTAagatcatcaaaatttttacgTGTCTTGGAACTACAAGGAGCGCCAATTGAGAAACTACCGAGTGAGATCTGTAACCTATTCAACCTGCATTATCTTGGCTTGAGAGCAACAAAAATTAAGGAACTTCCAAGATCAATCGGGAAGCTACAAAATCTGCAAATATTAGATACACGTGAAAGTGAAATACAAAAGCTGCCAAAGGAAATAACAGAGCTCCAAAAGTTGAAACACCTAGTTTTATCAGAATATATTGGTCGGAGCATCGAGGGACCCTTGggaataaggcgcctgaagggcTTGCAGACTTTAATATGTATTAAAGCAACTACGGAGAAAAACTGAGCTTCtgattgaggctgaggaaaaggtaaaAGAGGCGCGACGGCACATCTTAgcagcccagagtcgacagaggagctatgctgatacccggagacgagacttggagttccaggtgggagatcatgtttttcttaaagtctcgccatccagagggattcgccgatttggagtacgtggaaagcttagtccacgttttgtaggccctttcgaggtattggagcgagtcgggcctgttgcttacaggattgctctaccaccaCGACTAGCTGGCattcatgatgtgttccacgtctcggctttgaggaaatacgtgttcgacccctcccacgtgatcgacttcactccgcttgagattggcgaggacctgagctacgaggagcgaccggtgcggattctggctcgtgagacgagggaattgcgcaaccgggtcataccctttgtaaaggtgcagtggagtaatcacgaggagcgggaggcgacttgggagcctgagacggtgatgagggaagcCTATCCTATTTGTTTGATGCCTGAGCAGAGGTACgtttcagtttcgcggacgaaactttttgtagaggGGAGGATGTGAGAACCCTGGTGTCTGGCTGTgggggcttgtcgacagctctggagagtgtcgggacaagtccgagtgcGTTGcatcaaatagacgcaaaacggactccgtcgACGTCACGCGGGGCAGCATTCAGCGAAGGAATCTGCAAAACAGCAGATTTTCCTGCTGAAGTctcctcaaatcctcctcgagcttctgcttcacactgttgggaaagaaataccaaacagcattccacagaactcgtccCAATCAGCTGCGCCGCACTAGCCCCTGTCTCGCCTCGTCCTCCGCCACCAGTCATGAGCATCCCTGCTAGACAGCTTCTCCAGAGGTACCTGCTCCTCCTCTGGAACGAACAGATCCCTCGAATAACTTTCTCATCGCACTGCCATCCTCTAcaatccaggcctcagtgctctcgcatcgaagatcggtggatcaaatcggcgaaaacgagctaacctctccgtccaccgctcctgctcggcctcagtcaaccGTACTGGCTACGCAGCGCGCAACTGGCGTACTGGAACTGTGCTGATGGAGAACTGCCGCAGCTGGTGCTGCACTGAGTAATCGGGGTGGAACTGGCgactctggtgccctcggtacacaactcggtggctgagctatcctctcacacaCTCTGCAATAGTCCCGCCTGTCTCGTCACCTCCGTCAGGcagctaactgtgcactcagaaTCAGGGGGTGCGCTAGTCTCTggtcgcgcactcggctccacaacagggggtcACCTCGCCCCAGTCTGTCACCCTGCTCTGTCGgtactctgctccatctgctcagaCTCTCAGAAGGTCCAGCATGATCCCGCGCCAACTGGCGCGCCTCCCgcacgacggtcgacctcggcgacaatacatagctgaaagaacaaatcggggtcagatacaacgcaacattcgacccaatcaacgaaagtctagaaggcgggtccctgttttcctccaaaattatgtctgTCTGCagcaacataatttctcaggccaaaacagaaatccttcagtcactcactctctcaagaggagttaaaacaaataatcattgactttcgcaatataTTACGCCTCTACGTCTtgcttcctaaggtttgccaaacttaggtttcctaggtcccacgACACtacagcaaagctctgataccaacttaatctgttaCGCCGccgattacacgttccccgggcacgccgacagatccgcgtatacaaagaaatttttcctgttaCGAAgcatagctgtacctgtaaatcaaacactatacgaacagtagtagagagctgctagagaaaactgaagctaaataaaacagagtttctTATAATAGTtcgatccaaaatacagagctactcgcactggcgagttaagtcaactatgtacataaactcgaaacaaaacatctacctgcagtgaggcacctctagctcagcacgtcggtagggtctaactcgcgacgcccttgcctcgatccaggtccgcagacggttgcagcagccgaaacctgtggctctgcaaaaaacataggtaacaactgggcgtagaactactgtaaaaataagtagtcctcagtgggtaccgcccaaaacaacatcgtcaccactaagtctacagaagggagcaaggatagaaggaaagcaggGAAGCATACTCTACGCTAtcatcactacactatcatgctctacactaacaactgtagaaatgtcaaatctgacccaatccaaccCGTCCccggactgtgaatacaccgtCCCtgcccgttgcgactatcgggctctatccactctacggtccgtggagagcaagtccaactggcatgagcgacaccaacgcaaaagcacaagcctgactccggagtggctcGTGGCGCGTACCCAACGCAGtagcagcgtatctctgtcgagctcatcaggctccaactagccaaagtcaagtaatcgactcaaactggtctaacaacaaCAGGTGACGTGCCCtcgcacaatctgacgccaaaaggcgatacgggtccaccgtcaaactctgacggcacccaacagtcgaaacgacctgaacgaccctgtaaaatccatcggcgaaccagcacgagtgtaaatacattctaaactaccagGAGTATCCGTCTCGAAGagaactgcgacagtacaattttctaacggctcctagagctaaatcaggtagttaaactggtgacaggtcaaatcgcaggttttctcctaattccaTTTCCAAGTCCAAATGTATAATCTATTAATTATAAAACATGCcccaaaattcagatttcacaatCTACATATAGTCATGAATTTGAGTAACATAATTTACCGAatcaagatctatacatgtcgacaatagaacttaggagtaaagccgatgtaacccacctcgagtGCAATTTCCTGGCAGCGAACTCAGCCTCGGCCACCCGCGATGCTGCTGGCATTCTCAGGGACCAACCTAGACCGGTCGCCGAGCTAAAGACGACCATAACATCACAAATCAGCCTAAGTTCACAGCAGCTGAAAGAGACCAAGTTCGGCACAAACTAACCTCGTCAAAATTGCAAGTGAGGGTCCCGTGGAATCCTCTCGCAGTTCTCGAATCCAATGAACAAGTTTCGTCGCGCATCGACGCTCCTACGCGGAGAACGAGCCGAATACTAACATCGACGGTAGATTCTACGAAAAGCCAACTTAAGCTCAAATCAACGATACCCGAAGTAATCGGAGCAATTTCGACAAATGCTCCCTCAACAGCAACAATCCTCGGCGCGATGTCCAGGACGCGAAGACGCACCTCGCCCCGGCCTCTCGCAATGCGGCAACAAACGCTCGCTTGAACGGCTCGCGCgcgcgacgtcggcgaatcCGCGGTCAACCGTTGCTCCAACGGccaagagtgagagagagagaaaggagatgatgaaaactctctctctctcagctcaaTCCACAGATCAACTAGGAGAGGGAAGAGCCGGTGACCTGAACGCGGTGAATTTTATGATTAGCCCGGCTCCACCAACTCCCTtttaccggtacacgggctctgtCCGGTACAAGAGCAACACCGAGATAGCTAAATCTGTGCGGCGTAGCTGTACCTGGTACAAAACTCTTGTACCGTACAGCAACGCATTCCCCGCGCTGGTTTTACCGTAAGATAGTCTTGTAGCGGTACAACAAGAGGAAATCTCGGGGACCCTGTTTTGAGATTCCTTCGCTGATGCTGCCTGGCGTCGCACGAGTCGTTTGCTTTCTTATTTTGACGCCAACGCGCTCGGCTGTCCAACACTGCTgacagagctgtcgacaagccccaCAGCAGACAACGCAGGGTTCTCAATTGTGCGGAATGTAGAAGCTTTGACTGCGTTGCGGACATTTGGGATAACCGATGTAAGAACCCATCACAATATAGACTTGTGGAACAGTATCACAAAGATGAACCATCTTAGCTATTTATTTGTCGAAAGTGAACGTGGGCAAGAATTACAGCAGTTGGGCACTCTACACCTACCTCTACCAATTCAAGAATTACATCTAATGGGTAAATTAGACAAAACCTCACTCCTTAAGCTTGCCGCGTCCTTTGGGTCTCTAacaaacctaactagattaacACTCTCAGCGGCAAAATTGGATGAAGATACATTTCCTTACCTGCAAGCGCTGCCCGTGTTGATGCTTCTTAAGCTTTTTGGTGCATATGATGGCACAAAGTTGCACTTCCAAGCAACATCATTTCCGAAGCTAAAGGAATTGTTAATATCAGATGCCCCAAATCTCAGTCAGATCAAAATAGAAAGAGGAGCAATGCAAAGCCTGAATAAGCTATCCCTATTCCGTTGCCTAGAGCTAAAGGCGCTGCCCTACGGCATCGAGTACCTTACTACGCTTCAGGATTTACGCATTACCCATCTGGCAGAGGAACTTGTTGAGAGGCTTctaggaggaggagaaggcgacTGCTGCACAAGGGTTCGCCACATCTCGAATTTTACTCTTGAGACGGCAAGTATGTCAAAGAAACACTACAAAATAATTAGGTTTCAGTGATTCCACATCATGTAGGTGAATTTGGGCGCCTTTTGCAAAGCACTGACCGAGCTTGATGCTTTCATATTTTCCGCCTTAGATCTTCTAAATAATTCGTGCTTGAGAAAAATTGAAAAGGCTGAATAACAGAAAACCTCCTTATCAAtacctgctttttcacttttttcgtctgtcatttaaaaatctacactttgccctcttgaaaaatgagaaatgttCACTTTGGCTCCTCGCCGTCAGTATtccgttagggtttcgtttatattctattattatatattttttatacctaaAATATCCTCTCCTCCCTATCGTCTCCTTCCTCGCCGCCCACGCCGCCTCGCCCTACACCACCGCCTCGCCGtccttcgccgcctcgcccttgCCCACCCCTTTATCCGCGCCAACACACATGCTCTTGGGCTCCTTCGCtgtctcgccctcgccctcgcacaCCTCTCCGTCCATGCCCATCCCGATCTCTTCCCTATCGTCGCCGAAATGGAGGAGCGACGTGAGTGCAGGAAGAGCgggggagcaggtggaggaaAATGGAGTCGGAGCTACGGTTGAGCGAGGCGCGAAGAACGAAAGAGGAAGGGCGACGGCTGAGCAAGGTTGGGGGAGAAGACGAAGATggtgaggggcattttggtcattttgtcatggTGTACCACCCTGTgaacatttcttatttttcaatgggacaaagtgtaagtttttaaatgacagtgggggggaaagtgaaaaagcgggtattgacaggggggtttctgtaatttagccaattaaAAACAATGATTGATATGCAGATGTTAtcttatatgtatattttattttagagaaaaCATCAAATACCattcttgtggtttcacactttcaatttagtatcccgtggtttcatttttctctttttattatcccccactaatttttttttattaaatcactgacaaatttaaaactaaaaggtattaaagtgaatattcagtAAACCTAGGtagaatatctgaagttttttgtatataatttaatgaagtGTTAAAGGAGAAGttgacgaaaaaagaaaaatgaaaccacaggatactaaattgaaacACTTTAAAtcagtactaaagtgagaaagtgaaaaaactacatgggtggtatttgaagtttaccctttattttattttcaatttatatgtatataaaagtGGACGCATCAAATTAGTTGGTGCCTTCGGAAGAACCATTACCCCCACGGTATTATGTATTTGTAGGATGCTTTGTGCccttaaaactttatttattaaaaagattttaaaaaaagtttgaagAAAAAGCTTTCGCATAGTGTGTGGAGGGACAAAATCAAATGTCAGTTTAATTAgcgataatatctaatatattcttcaaaattttaaaaacatctAATACAACCTTGGTTGACCAAAATACCTctattgattttcaaaaatcgcTTCAAATATTTCCAAACTCCTAGGATGTACTAATGGAAATTAGAGTTTAGaaagatattttgataattttagaataaatttaaaaattttgaatagtagtcatgaataaataagcaaaaatctAACTACATTGAGTTAATCCTAAACAAATAGGACTTGATATAACAAGATAAGAATACGGTAAATAGAAGAGTTAGCTTCATAGAACTTGCTGTCTGGCATATTAGTGAGAAAATCTTTTGTTAGATTTCGATTTAAATTTGCAGCTATCTAAATTCAAAAagtcaaattctaatttaattaggaAAAGATGagatttagaaatattaaaaataagtaGAGTTTAATTAAGGATCTAATTAGACTATGAGTTCTAATTAGACGTACTCTACATTGGAGCCATGCATTATACATAAGAAGCACGGACATGTGAGAGAATATATTTGATTCAGCATTCGGGGACTTGGATTATAGCAAGACGAATATATATTATTGGCTCCAATGAAATAGAATTACATAGGCTGGATTTTGCTTGGAGAAGTTCAAATTTAGTAACGTTGCTTCCCTGTCTTATCCTATCGAATCTGATCCGATCCTCACTACCAAACATGACTTTCATTCTGATTTCTTGAGCTAGCGCATAAACAGAAATGAAAACGGCGAACGTGAAGTGGACAAACcacaaacagaaaaataaataacacaTAAATTTACGTAGAAATTCCTTTACGGGAAACAAATCACAGACGAGAGAGAAGAGGACTTTACAATGCAAAAcaaaagaatgtaaaatttGTCAATACAATGCGTTGTATCGTgtctagggcaaaaacgaagAAGGAAAAATTCTTAATAGGTTTCGAATCCGATCCACAACGCAGCGGCTCCGCCCCCCCAACACCCCCTGGCCTTTCCCTTCACAAAATTCTTTTCCAAATTGATAGCACCGCAAAACTGCCGACGAGTGGAGTTCCAAACTgaagtcgattatcaatttcgaaGCACGTCGAGGATACGTTTGTTCCTAATTATGTGGAGcgattaatttaataattaattataactttATTCTACGACATGATTGAGGGTTAACcttaacttaaatttgaattatcacAATTATATCATACACTCTGTTTGGAATAACTATGGTTGATTCACAATTATATTTTACAAGGACTATGGGCAcctttataaaagaaaataaaaaataaaaaaaacaaaattttaatttagggaCCGTTTGGCCTGACAAGTTAAAATCAATAAGCTACATATAATTGTATGGGCAATAAATAGAATTCATTTCAACAAATTGTATATAAGTTGGAaataaatagtacaattttaaaggaaaaaataattagcaTACAATTTTAAACTGAGTTAATTAAGTAATTTGAATAGTTTCTTGAAATTAAAAGAACATTTTtgatattgataatttttaagaaatatctATAAAATTAAGGAGACCGAAGGGTACTCAGGAAATTAAACCTTATTATTATAAGGTTATTAGTATAAAAACTCGATTCCACCATGTTCACACGAAAATGAAATAagatgaaaaatattaaaatttggtttGCTTAATTCTTATTCAAAGTCAACTAACCCAAGATTTAAAttggcttaaagataagaatTAAGTGCAGgatagaggaagagggagagagtaattaaataatatatacacGCATATCTAAGTGTATATCAGCGTGACATATGatgtatttaaatatatatgtcGTATACATCTACAAATAATTGCATATAGTTAAGTCTAATACATTATTAGTCACCTAATTTTTCCTGAAATTTCATTTACTTCATgaaatttttagttttgttcTTTTCAAATCAAGTCATCGAA
This region includes:
- the LOC109717536 gene encoding disease resistance protein RPM1-like; amino-acid sequence: MAEAVLSSLLLNIGAALASEATKSVTSLLLTRISAMKELMEDISDIKGELESMLSFLRIAERLKQKDESTKTFIKQTRDLAFNIEDIIDEFTYKLNEEQGGVLPKTAKRCRNITTWPRLRKRLNEIKIKLRNIKERRERYDTSRIENEARPLITADGSKSPVELAHFVEGIDIVGIDKYRDLLLGWLKIEDEQQRQHVIISVFGMGGLGKTTLVTYVYNIIKASFDTCAWVAVSQSYETRDLLRQILKEFCREDSEKREVPNNIDTMDYRSLVETIRTYLQCKKYVLILDDVWSTDVLDNIKNALLNSNCKSRIVLTTRNHEVALLANEHRIFELKPLEVDHSWYLFCKNAFWKCANKICPPPLEQCAKKIVEKCSGLPLAIVSIARLLSFREQTGSEWEKVYKDLEWYLTNNESKLHEKVHDILKLSLEDLPHYLRNCFLYCSCFPEDYQIESDRLIKLWVAEGFIEERERTMEEVAEDYLNELVNRCLLQVAYRDEVGRVCACRMHDIIRVLALFESKELSFCIVYEHSRTILQRYKARRLSILSSITNYCTEDKSHLRSVLVFNNSMSYELLKSVLRSSKFLRVLELQGAPIEKLPSEICNLFNLHYLGLRATKIKELPRSIGKLQNLQILDTRESEIQKLPKEITELQKLKHLVLSEYIGRSIEGPLGIRRLKGLQTLICIKATTEKKLSTSPTADNAGFSIVRNVEALTALRTFGITDVRTHHNIDLWNSITKMNHLSYLFVESERGQELQQLGTLHLPLPIQELHLMGKLDKTSLLKLAASFGSLTNLTRLTLSAAKLDEDTFPYLQALPVLMLLKLFGAYDGTKLHFQATSFPKLKELLISDAPNLSQIKIERGAMQSLNKLSLFRCLELKALPYGIEYLTTLQDLRITHLAEELVERLLGGGEGDCCTRVRHISNFTLETASMSKKHYKIIRFQ